The Bacillus sp. Marseille-Q1617 genome has a segment encoding these proteins:
- a CDS encoding STAS domain-containing protein, translating into MELMSKVSEEVKSYIFDNGEAFDEKLLSEAVNVSIKIKDILDRGNIDLLKNARKLISYVLEQKDEELTSFAEQEGIAWATHSLTLSLKLEWVQAIRRTLWQLIHDLESNKKITDNRNDFFDMEKFVNDRIDQFLNSFFISYSSYKDEMLHKQREIVEHLSVPIIPVRESVSVLPLIGSIDSYRMQIIEDKVFTEISTSRIQSLIIDLSGMALMEIDVIDEFEKILAGVSMMGCRAILTGLRPDLVKRMVHSGIRFDSEIDTRGTLQETLREYL; encoded by the coding sequence ATGGAATTGATGTCCAAAGTCAGTGAAGAAGTTAAATCTTATATCTTTGATAACGGGGAAGCATTCGATGAGAAGTTGCTATCCGAAGCTGTAAACGTATCGATTAAGATAAAAGATATCTTAGATCGAGGAAACATAGATTTATTAAAAAATGCACGAAAACTCATATCCTATGTCCTTGAACAAAAGGATGAAGAATTAACTTCTTTTGCAGAACAGGAAGGTATTGCATGGGCGACTCATTCTTTAACACTATCCTTAAAATTGGAATGGGTACAAGCTATAAGAAGAACTTTGTGGCAGTTAATACACGACCTTGAATCCAATAAGAAGATCACGGATAACCGAAATGACTTTTTTGATATGGAGAAATTCGTTAACGATCGGATTGACCAGTTCCTCAACAGCTTTTTTATTAGTTATTCTTCTTATAAAGATGAAATGCTGCACAAACAAAGGGAGATTGTCGAACATTTATCTGTCCCAATCATTCCTGTAAGGGAAAGTGTTTCCGTCTTGCCTCTGATCGGATCGATCGATTCATATCGTATGCAAATCATTGAGGACAAGGTTTTCACTGAAATCTCCACATCACGAATTCAATCTCTTATTATCGATTTATCAGGTATGGCCTTAATGGAAATTGATGTTATCGATGAATTCGAGAAAATTTTAGCCGGTGTTTCCATGATGGGATGCAGAGCTATCCTTACCGGTTTACGACCAGATCTCGTTAAGAGAATGGTTCATTCAGGAATCCGCTTTGATAGTGAGATTGACACAAGAGGAACGCTTCAGGAAACCTTGAGGGAATATCTTTAG
- a CDS encoding replicative helicase loader/inhibitor, with amino-acid sequence MTTEEFRELMRQLHLAYPTKTLPESTMNLWYRMLRECDYSQVKRRLEDHIRQHKYIPGVSQLYVNPEAETRVLDMLGEWEKEGVERVEHGERCGRDKIPWQR; translated from the coding sequence ATGACAACTGAGGAGTTCAGGGAGCTTATGAGACAGTTGCATCTGGCGTATCCGACAAAGACGCTGCCGGAATCAACGATGAATCTTTGGTACAGAATGCTCCGGGAATGTGATTACAGTCAGGTGAAGAGACGGCTGGAAGATCATATCAGACAGCACAAATATATACCGGGTGTCTCCCAGCTTTATGTGAACCCCGAGGCAGAAACGAGAGTGCTCGACATGCTGGGGGAATGGGAGAAGGAGGGAGTGGAACGGGTTGAACACGGTGAGCGGTGTGGCAGAGACAAAATACCTTGGCAGCGATGA
- a CDS encoding DnaB-like helicase C-terminal domain-containing protein — protein sequence MSGVAETKYLGSDEAVLRLLHQAESMILGAVLLEQEMIHQLSLEPKHFTQSRNRIVFGAMKELQKKSVEINPVTLVEEMQDQTENAGGVTYLLELCAHCPTVANLGYYEKIVTKYYELGLIRNSANHFLNDYTPESAQDLYKALIEMHTEVSRDEETKESIIMGLYESLYEERSVLPGVNTGFPALNGLTGGWKEGELIILAARPSTGKAALAIQLAWECTREEGVSLLFSLEMSSKQIMQRLLSNLSDINMMKWHNPYKYLSKDEMPRMQEALNSVYKANLQLSENGLLTLMEIRQRIMNLRREYPTEPFLVVIDYLQLINVKERFDRHDQ from the coding sequence GTGAGCGGTGTGGCAGAGACAAAATACCTTGGCAGCGATGAAGCGGTCTTACGGCTGCTGCATCAAGCAGAAAGTATGATCCTCGGGGCGGTGCTGTTGGAACAGGAGATGATCCACCAGCTCAGCCTTGAGCCGAAGCACTTCACACAGAGTAGGAACCGGATTGTGTTCGGGGCGATGAAAGAGCTGCAGAAGAAAAGTGTTGAGATCAACCCGGTGACGCTTGTCGAGGAGATGCAGGATCAGACCGAGAATGCAGGGGGCGTTACCTATCTCCTGGAGCTCTGCGCCCACTGTCCGACGGTGGCGAATCTCGGATACTACGAGAAGATCGTGACGAAATACTATGAACTTGGCCTGATTCGGAATTCGGCGAATCATTTTTTAAACGATTACACTCCGGAATCCGCCCAGGATCTGTACAAGGCACTAATTGAGATGCACACCGAAGTTTCTCGTGATGAGGAGACGAAAGAGAGCATCATCATGGGACTCTATGAATCTCTTTACGAGGAACGGAGCGTGCTGCCGGGGGTGAATACCGGGTTTCCAGCGCTGAACGGGCTGACCGGGGGCTGGAAGGAAGGCGAGCTCATCATCCTGGCGGCACGGCCTTCGACGGGGAAGGCGGCGCTAGCGATCCAGCTCGCATGGGAATGTACCCGTGAAGAGGGGGTGTCGCTTCTCTTTTCTCTCGAGATGAGTTCAAAGCAAATCATGCAGCGGCTTCTCTCGAATCTGTCCGACATCAACATGATGAAATGGCATAACCCGTATAAATACTTGTCGAAGGACGAAATGCCGAGGATGCAGGAGGCGTTGAACTCGGTATATAAAGCGAACCTGCAGCTCTCTGAAAACGGGCTGCTTACGTTGATGGAGATCAGGCAGCGGATTATGAATCTGAGGCGTGAGTATCCGACCGAACCATTTCTTGTGGTGATCGATTACCTGCAGCTGATCAACGTGAAAGAGCGGTTCGATCGGCACGACCAATGA
- a CDS encoding DUF421 domain-containing protein, with product MEEVNIGLLTIKVIVGFATLFFIIIITGRTSIYQLTPFHLVFVLVLGDFLGNTIYEDKVGIFHFLYAIGLWTFLMLGIEIMTLKNKSTRSLLLGNPNIIIRDGVMDRKLLTKNKLDVNQVLSILRQNNVFSVREVKYGILEANGQISLLLKSKYQKPDKQDFNLPESPADLPTSLIIDGEILWDNLHELGFDQQWLDNQLTTTGYDNVKRILYADWRESEGIHVSPK from the coding sequence TTGGAAGAAGTTAATATTGGTTTACTGACTATCAAAGTCATCGTTGGTTTTGCAACTTTATTTTTTATCATTATCATAACAGGCAGAACATCCATCTATCAGTTAACCCCGTTTCACTTAGTTTTTGTGTTAGTACTTGGAGATTTTTTAGGAAATACCATTTATGAAGATAAGGTAGGGATTTTTCATTTTTTATATGCCATCGGATTGTGGACGTTTCTTATGTTGGGAATAGAGATTATGACTCTAAAAAATAAATCGACACGTTCTCTCTTGTTAGGCAATCCTAACATCATCATTCGAGATGGTGTCATGGACAGAAAGTTACTTACAAAGAACAAATTGGATGTAAATCAAGTATTGAGTATACTCCGTCAAAATAATGTCTTTTCAGTTCGCGAAGTCAAATACGGTATATTGGAAGCTAATGGGCAAATAAGTTTATTATTAAAATCCAAGTATCAAAAACCAGACAAGCAAGATTTCAATCTTCCAGAAAGTCCAGCAGACCTCCCAACATCGTTAATTATAGATGGGGAAATTTTATGGGATAATTTACATGAACTCGGATTTGATCAACAGTGGTTAGATAACCAATTAACTACCACTGGATATGATAATGTAAAGCGTATACTTTACGCAGATTGGCGAGAGAGTGAAGGCATTCATGTAAGTCCTAAATAA
- a CDS encoding metal ABC transporter solute-binding protein, Zn/Mn family — protein MRKKWMALFSILIVLSLAACGEGNENNSEEQEAASTDPVKIFTTVYPLQYFAERIAGEEAEVESLLPPGSDSHTYEPTSKDVIAIAEADAFIMNGAGMEAYAEKITAAVEAEEVKVVEAAEGIELNEGSHDHDHEEGHDHGDQDPHVWLDPIRSIELAENIKNVLVELKPEEKELFNENFETLKADLEALDKEFATELEATPGNHFIVSHAAYGYWEDAYGVHQIAVSGLSPTQEPSQKELQTIVETAKEYGLKHVFFEQNITTKIAGVVRDEIGAETLRLHNLSVLTDEDMENDEDYFTLMRRNLKQLQAALEHAPAIEPKEHDHDHELDEEAQKIYDGYFEDDQVKDRELSDWEGDWQSVYPYLLDGTLDEVFAHKAEDGDKTAEEYKDYYSIGYKTGVERIVIDGDTFTFFEDGKRSSGSYTYDGYEILTYEAGNRGVRYIFKLADEEEGKMPNYIQFSDHSIAPTDSHHYHLYWGDDREALLEEVVNWPTYYPSDLSGEEIAQEMMMH, from the coding sequence ATGAGAAAAAAATGGATGGCTTTATTTAGTATATTGATAGTCCTCTCCCTTGCTGCATGCGGAGAAGGAAATGAGAATAATAGTGAGGAACAGGAAGCGGCTTCAACTGATCCGGTTAAAATTTTCACTACGGTATATCCGTTGCAGTATTTTGCAGAACGGATTGCTGGTGAAGAAGCTGAAGTTGAATCACTTTTACCTCCCGGATCAGACTCACATACATATGAGCCCACTTCTAAAGATGTAATAGCCATTGCCGAAGCTGATGCGTTTATTATGAATGGCGCAGGGATGGAGGCGTATGCTGAAAAAATCACTGCGGCTGTAGAGGCTGAAGAAGTGAAAGTCGTTGAAGCAGCTGAAGGGATTGAGCTTAATGAAGGATCCCATGACCACGATCATGAAGAGGGTCATGACCACGGAGATCAGGATCCTCACGTATGGCTGGATCCAATCCGCTCCATTGAATTAGCAGAAAACATCAAGAATGTATTAGTAGAATTGAAACCTGAAGAAAAGGAGCTATTTAATGAAAACTTTGAAACACTCAAGGCTGACCTTGAAGCTCTTGATAAGGAGTTTGCCACTGAACTAGAAGCAACACCAGGCAATCACTTTATCGTCTCTCATGCCGCTTATGGCTATTGGGAAGACGCGTACGGTGTACATCAGATTGCCGTTTCCGGATTGAGCCCGACACAGGAACCGTCTCAGAAAGAACTCCAGACAATTGTAGAGACAGCTAAAGAATATGGATTGAAGCATGTCTTTTTTGAGCAGAACATTACAACAAAAATAGCTGGAGTCGTAAGGGATGAAATCGGTGCAGAAACACTCAGACTTCATAACCTGTCTGTACTGACAGATGAAGATATGGAAAATGATGAAGACTATTTTACACTGATGAGACGAAACCTGAAACAGTTGCAGGCAGCACTGGAACATGCACCTGCTATAGAACCAAAAGAGCACGACCATGACCATGAATTAGATGAAGAAGCACAGAAGATTTATGATGGTTACTTTGAAGATGATCAAGTGAAAGATCGTGAGCTATCTGACTGGGAAGGTGACTGGCAGTCCGTTTACCCTTACTTACTGGATGGGACCCTCGATGAAGTATTTGCTCACAAAGCAGAAGACGGAGATAAGACTGCCGAAGAATATAAAGATTACTATTCAATCGGATACAAAACAGGCGTCGAGCGTATCGTAATTGATGGGGATACGTTTACCTTCTTTGAAGATGGAAAAAGATCGTCTGGAAGCTATACCTATGACGGATATGAAATTCTAACCTATGAAGCGGGAAACCGTGGAGTGCGTTATATATTCAAGCTTGCTGACGAGGAGGAAGGAAAGATGCCAAACTACATCCAGTTTAGTGATCACAGCATTGCCCCAACCGATTCACATCACTATCACTTGTATTGGGGAGATGACCGGGAAGCGTTGCTAGAGGAAGTCGTCAACTGGCCAACCTATTACCCTTCTGACTTAAGCGGCGAGGAAATCGCTCAAGAAATGATGATGCATTGA
- the add gene encoding adenosine deaminase, whose translation MNIAVMPKIELHCHLDGSVRPETIIDIAKRDGIHIPSFDIEEMKEELIAPLDCESLDEYLEKFSIPNAVMQTKENLKRITFELFEDAANEQVKYMEVRFAPLLHTREGLTVEEIITSVIEGMKEAEEQFDIKGNIILSCMRTMAPERAFEVVEKGKIFLGKGVVAIDLCASEEEGFCAKFIEPISLAREYGYRVTIHAGETGIGKNVLEAVEWLGAERIGHGVYIKDWEKAYQVVKDKQIVLEICPTSNVQTKAVTRFEDHPLYDFHRDGITITINTDNRTVSATTMTKEFNVVLSQFDMSEEDYRKIYKNSVEASFATCEVKEELKKYLLDW comes from the coding sequence ATGAATATTGCTGTAATGCCAAAAATTGAACTGCACTGTCACTTGGATGGGAGTGTTCGACCAGAGACCATCATAGATATCGCAAAGAGAGATGGCATCCATATCCCTTCTTTTGATATAGAAGAGATGAAAGAAGAGCTCATAGCTCCATTAGACTGCGAATCATTGGATGAATACTTAGAAAAATTCTCGATTCCTAATGCGGTTATGCAGACAAAAGAAAATTTAAAGAGAATTACCTTTGAGCTTTTTGAAGATGCTGCAAACGAACAGGTGAAATATATGGAGGTCCGGTTTGCGCCGTTGCTTCATACACGAGAGGGATTGACGGTTGAAGAGATCATTACAAGTGTGATTGAGGGAATGAAAGAAGCAGAAGAACAATTTGATATTAAAGGGAATATCATTTTGTCTTGCATGAGAACAATGGCTCCTGAACGTGCCTTTGAGGTCGTTGAAAAGGGTAAGATTTTCCTTGGAAAAGGTGTCGTCGCGATTGACTTATGTGCTTCGGAAGAGGAAGGGTTCTGTGCGAAATTCATTGAACCCATTTCACTCGCCAGGGAATATGGCTACAGAGTCACGATCCACGCCGGTGAAACGGGAATCGGGAAGAATGTGCTCGAGGCTGTTGAATGGCTCGGGGCTGAAAGAATTGGCCACGGTGTATATATAAAAGACTGGGAAAAAGCCTATCAGGTTGTGAAGGATAAACAGATCGTGCTGGAGATTTGCCCGACCAGTAATGTTCAAACGAAAGCCGTAACCCGGTTCGAAGATCATCCCTTATACGATTTCCACAGGGACGGAATCACCATTACCATCAATACCGATAACAGGACGGTATCGGCTACTACGATGACAAAAGAATTCAATGTAGTTTTGAGTCAATTTGATATGAGCGAGGAAGATTATAGGAAGATCTATAAGAACAGCGTGGAAGCTTCTTTTGCGACGTGTGAGGTAAAAGAGGAATTGAAGAAGTATTTGTTGGATTGGTAG
- a CDS encoding DnaB-like helicase C-terminal domain-containing protein: MAKEFGIPIILMSQLSRGVESRDDKRPRLSDLRDSGNIEQDADIVLFLYRDEYYNSGREAANEVELKVAKNRNGPVGTVKVRFKKECGRFSGNGK; this comes from the coding sequence ATGGCAAAGGAATTCGGGATTCCGATCATCCTGATGTCACAGCTGTCGCGGGGTGTGGAATCGAGGGATGATAAGAGACCGAGGCTGTCGGATCTGCGGGATTCCGGGAACATTGAGCAGGATGCGGATATCGTTTTGTTTTTATATCGGGATGAGTACTATAACAGCGGTAGAGAGGCGGCAAATGAAGTGGAATTAAAGGTTGCGAAGAATCGGAATGGACCGGTGGGGACGGTGAAGGTGAGGTTTAAGAAAGAGTGCGGGCGGTTTAGTGGGAATGGGAAGTGA
- a CDS encoding type II toxin-antitoxin system SpoIISA family toxin has product MAFKIYIVVLLVFSVANLVFFIFQPLKYHLSLRTLRKTLYTLFIGAISIGLLMDELQLSNWEFILTLTAIVIFMDLAVLLTPSIMKIWSAEFQYTDYVEDIIKTNDKIHKAMVYRVEAMSEMIQKNNELLSPSGSYTEQELKNYLDIYAEKFGFNVQIHRVRDIEFSADDVDPAVIGGLAEEEIQLLVEAYRLTEGIRMTVEQIKTINNFALTKEEEDVESLAQSAVVSLVDEESMLVPVFMDTDQFIIVLKKEMGDVLEVDAIHITNLIYLFYSL; this is encoded by the coding sequence ATGGCGTTTAAAATTTACATCGTGGTTTTGCTGGTCTTTTCGGTGGCGAATTTGGTCTTTTTCATTTTTCAACCATTAAAATATCATTTGTCTCTTCGGACACTGCGGAAAACCCTATATACATTGTTTATAGGAGCCATATCCATCGGTTTGTTGATGGATGAACTCCAATTGTCTAATTGGGAGTTTATCTTGACCCTGACTGCCATCGTGATTTTTATGGATTTAGCCGTTCTTTTGACTCCGAGCATCATGAAAATTTGGAGTGCCGAGTTTCAATACACCGATTATGTGGAAGATATCATCAAGACCAATGACAAGATTCATAAGGCCATGGTCTACCGGGTTGAAGCGATGTCTGAAATGATTCAGAAAAACAATGAGCTTCTCTCACCCTCAGGAAGTTACACGGAACAAGAGTTAAAAAACTATCTGGATATCTATGCCGAGAAGTTTGGATTCAACGTACAGATTCACCGGGTCCGGGATATAGAGTTTTCAGCAGATGATGTAGATCCGGCTGTGATAGGAGGATTGGCTGAAGAAGAGATCCAATTGCTTGTCGAAGCCTATCGCTTAACAGAAGGAATCAGGATGACAGTAGAACAAATCAAGACCATTAATAACTTTGCCTTAACCAAAGAGGAAGAGGATGTAGAAAGCCTGGCACAATCAGCGGTCGTGTCCCTTGTCGATGAAGAAAGCATGCTTGTACCGGTGTTTATGGATACAGACCAGTTCATTATCGTCTTGAAAAAGGAAATGGGTGATGTGTTAGAGGTAGACGCCATCCACATCACCAATTTAATCTACCTTTTCTATTCGCTTTAA